The following coding sequences lie in one Metallumcola ferriviriculae genomic window:
- a CDS encoding 2TM domain-containing protein, whose translation MNNEKKFDKNRVEEEKRGFVIHRMVYFCVITLLAFINLTFSPEFIWFVFPLIGWGLGLTIHYINIRNLV comes from the coding sequence ATGAATAATGAAAAAAAGTTTGACAAAAACAGAGTGGAAGAAGAAAAAAGGGGTTTTGTCATTCACAGGATGGTCTATTTTTGTGTGATTACCTTGCTGGCGTTTATTAACTTGACTTTTTCTCCTGAATTTATCTGGTTTGTCTTTCCTCTAATTGGCTGGGGGCTGGGACTCACAATTCATTACATTAATATCCGTAACCTAGTTTAA
- a CDS encoding PaaX family transcriptional regulator C-terminal domain-containing protein yields the protein MKIILRKKDSVTSIVLFIFNIYGEYTNQYSIQLRHLIDFMMLFNKNETSTRMGLSRMVKAGILINRKVDNEVVYQLTEFGLDNINIWNDGITNFFKRYQKRFQAWDGKWSAIILLDFNKSDKERQPVIDELTEMGLREVNRNNWICPYQVSDDVKALTAKENIRYLALNGAEIQSDVSGYKLLDNVFEVASVRKKYLGFLEMLQEIKNEIDGLGGNEGYCLALLFKLGWNFYDIAVSDPALPKEFLEDWEGDRVVEEFQRLRTYLYQKVVQYFIKKNDFTSSD from the coding sequence GTGAAAATAATTTTACGAAAAAAAGATAGTGTGACCAGTATTGTCTTATTTATCTTTAACATCTATGGGGAATATACAAATCAATACTCAATTCAGCTAAGGCATTTAATAGACTTTATGATGCTGTTTAATAAGAATGAAACGTCGACCCGCATGGGCTTATCCAGGATGGTCAAAGCAGGGATATTGATTAATAGAAAAGTAGATAATGAAGTCGTTTATCAACTTACTGAATTTGGTCTCGACAACATTAATATTTGGAATGACGGCATAACCAATTTTTTTAAACGCTATCAAAAAAGATTCCAAGCATGGGACGGGAAATGGTCTGCAATTATTTTGTTAGACTTTAACAAGTCAGATAAAGAACGACAACCGGTAATTGATGAACTAACCGAGATGGGATTGCGGGAGGTTAATAGAAACAACTGGATTTGCCCATACCAAGTATCAGATGACGTTAAGGCTCTAACCGCCAAAGAAAATATACGTTACCTTGCACTTAATGGCGCCGAAATCCAAAGTGATGTTTCTGGATATAAACTTCTTGATAATGTTTTCGAAGTTGCATCGGTTAGAAAAAAATATCTAGGGTTTTTAGAAATGTTGCAGGAGATAAAAAATGAAATTGACGGTTTAGGAGGGAACGAGGGTTATTGTTTAGCGCTTTTGTTTAAGTTGGGTTGGAATTTTTACGATATTGCTGTTTCCGATCCGGCTTTGCCCAAGGAATTTCTTGAAGACTGGGAGGGTGACAGGGTAGTTGAAGAATTTCAACGGTTAAGGACTTACTTATATCAGAAAGTAGTACAGTATTTTATTAAGAAAAATGACTTTACATCATCTGATTAA
- a CDS encoding MBL fold metallo-hydrolase yields MTNLLITIIAVLCLVLMLALLVPIVKFIKNKKLEEKSWQESEFESITDLGTVKELKILPLIDFYTKDEKLIGEPGVAYLICANDKKILFDVGYNSKNQHPSPLLHNMKKLGVEVSDIDSIVISHNHADHVGGMQAKKNNTFALSRKDIDLKVKAFVPEPMSHVAADIKVSTKPQKLFEGVATIGTIDRALCFMGLTAEQALAINLEGKGIVLIVGCGHQKAERIMKRTKELFSEPIYGIIGGLHFPVETSRMKFNMQKVLGTGKFPWQRISKDEVQAAISKLDKTNLKLIGLSAHDSCDWALRTFRDYFKERYVDVTVGEEITI; encoded by the coding sequence TTGACTAACCTTTTAATTACTATAATTGCTGTTTTATGCTTGGTTCTTATGCTGGCCTTGCTTGTACCTATAGTTAAATTCATTAAAAACAAAAAGCTTGAAGAAAAATCTTGGCAGGAAAGCGAGTTCGAAAGTATTACTGACTTGGGCACTGTTAAGGAATTAAAAATTTTACCTTTAATAGATTTTTATACAAAAGACGAGAAATTAATTGGGGAGCCTGGAGTAGCTTACCTTATCTGTGCCAATGATAAAAAGATTCTTTTCGATGTTGGTTATAATTCCAAAAACCAACACCCCTCGCCACTGTTGCATAATATGAAAAAGTTGGGGGTAGAAGTATCCGATATTGACAGCATTGTCATTTCTCATAATCATGCGGACCATGTAGGGGGCATGCAGGCTAAGAAAAATAACACCTTTGCTCTCTCCAGGAAAGATATTGACTTAAAGGTTAAGGCTTTCGTACCTGAACCGATGTCTCATGTGGCTGCGGACATTAAGGTTTCTACAAAGCCTCAAAAATTGTTTGAGGGAGTTGCAACCATTGGGACTATAGATAGGGCTCTTTGCTTTATGGGGCTGACTGCAGAGCAGGCATTAGCAATAAATCTTGAAGGTAAAGGGATTGTGTTAATAGTAGGCTGCGGCCATCAGAAAGCAGAAAGAATTATGAAAAGGACAAAGGAACTGTTTTCAGAGCCTATTTACGGAATAATTGGAGGACTGCATTTCCCTGTTGAAACGTCAAGAATGAAATTCAATATGCAAAAAGTTTTGGGGACTGGCAAATTTCCCTGGCAAAGAATAAGTAAGGATGAGGTTCAGGCAGCAATTTCCAAATTGGATAAAACTAATTTAAAGCTTATAGGACTTTCAGCGCACGATAGCTGTGATTGGGCTTTAAGAACGTTTAGGGATTATTTTAAGGAAAGATATGTTGATGTGACAGTGGGCGAAGAAATAACAATCTAG
- a CDS encoding VOC family protein gives MIDKISKITLFVNNQEEAKKFWTEKLNFEVKFEKPMGPDMKWLEVGPSENEFTTFVLYDKNIMKTQNPSANVSHPNVILSTTDIDSAFNQMKENEVEVGELMRMPYGKMFSFKDQDGNDYLLREDK, from the coding sequence ATGATTGATAAAATTAGCAAGATAACTTTATTTGTAAATAATCAAGAGGAAGCTAAGAAATTTTGGACGGAAAAGTTAAATTTTGAGGTTAAATTTGAGAAACCAATGGGGCCGGACATGAAATGGTTAGAAGTTGGCCCCAGTGAAAATGAGTTTACTACTTTTGTTTTATATGATAAGAACATAATGAAAACCCAAAACCCCTCAGCTAATGTTTCGCACCCCAACGTAATATTAAGCACAACAGACATTGATAGTGCATTTAATCAAATGAAAGAAAATGAAGTTGAAGTAGGCGAATTAATGAGGATGCCGTACGGAAAAATGTTTTCCTTTAAAGACCAAGACGGAAATGATTACTTATTGCGAGAAGATAAATGA
- a CDS encoding TetR/AcrR family transcriptional regulator gives MNKKEVFQKMINDAATTKERIFYSAVYLFSTKGFANVGIRELCRSVDIKESALYNHYKSKEDLFLSILEVFKEASSKVVFSDEEIESAVQSGDIALFFKENMKKFSYSTNNPLYHTILQIILMESYTNAHAHDLARSHLYYLRRDYTEKVLRGMMDNGDIKECDVEVVTAEYYYGLKGLLDEYLLREVWNEDTDVIMKRIEKHIAFFVEILKK, from the coding sequence GTGAATAAAAAAGAAGTATTCCAAAAAATGATTAATGATGCTGCCACAACGAAGGAACGGATTTTTTATAGTGCCGTGTATCTTTTTTCTACTAAAGGCTTTGCCAATGTTGGCATCAGAGAATTATGTCGTTCTGTTGACATTAAAGAAAGTGCTCTTTATAACCACTATAAGAGTAAAGAGGATTTGTTTTTAAGCATATTGGAGGTTTTTAAAGAAGCAAGCAGTAAAGTGGTTTTTTCTGATGAGGAGATAGAGTCAGCTGTGCAGTCAGGTGATATTGCATTGTTTTTCAAAGAGAATATGAAGAAGTTTAGCTATAGTACCAATAATCCTTTATACCATACCATTCTGCAGATCATCTTGATGGAAAGTTACACCAATGCACATGCACACGACTTGGCTAGGAGTCATTTGTATTATCTCCGCCGCGACTACACCGAAAAAGTATTAAGAGGAATGATGGACAATGGAGATATAAAAGAATGTGATGTTGAAGTGGTAACTGCTGAGTACTATTACGGCCTCAAAGGCTTATTAGACGAATATCTTCTACGGGAAGTGTGGAATGAAGACACCGATGTAATTATGAAAAGAATAGAAAAGCACATTGCTTTCTTTGTGGAAATTTTAAAGAAGTAA
- a CDS encoding M56 family metallopeptidase, whose translation MVSILPQVFHWVFLSSVKGGILVVFILLIKFLLRNKLDANWHYAVWFILFLQLVVPWAPSNPLGIYKAIPASFMETIIPSDLAPSSNTELSHSVSTQSPTSDSELNSSTISSPLPAAPEPGSAYTELKVHTIWELGAWLWLAGAAFLIVWIFLAEYIFRKKIIKTKPVSEPRLLAVLEDCKLLAGVSKTIPLMETDTLKSPALFGVFRTRLLLPTGLANSLTSEQLAHIFLHELVHFKRHDIAVNWIAAALRVLHWFNPLIWYGLKRWQDDQEMSRDAQAVKYLKPEAVKDYGRTLIRVLEFAGSNPPQLISTVGISGGKSLSKRRIRMITLFKKRSFKWSLLGAAAIIAVAVIAMTFPNSGVKAAKHDTPPAKTQNELAASADKKGTDGKLPQETAGQTAQDSLVYRNTEYGFSFDLPASWKGYSIITDKWEGLAIGGNQTVETGPMISIRHPLWTSENKRQDIPVMIFTLDQWNSLQQDEFHIGAAPIRPSELGRNNGYVFALPARYNYAFPTGYEEVDQIFNNKPLKTENITVSKQTAESEVINLEDYFPLKKGSKWVYQGTGNEYASFSREVLFTKGSLAQALEINGGADVTKIYQVANDAVIEIFKQEEPSEPVNRLNEKINEQRIILKSPLSIGTKWNDGNSQLEIIDTAATIETPAGTFINCIKVKSTSSVDSSVMYQYYAKGIGMVEQDFVVGGEKISSSLESYHLVK comes from the coding sequence ATGGTCTCCATCTTGCCTCAGGTTTTTCACTGGGTATTCCTTTCCTCAGTTAAAGGCGGTATTCTTGTAGTATTCATACTTCTAATTAAGTTCTTGTTGAGGAATAAACTGGATGCAAATTGGCATTATGCCGTTTGGTTTATTCTATTTCTACAACTGGTCGTTCCCTGGGCTCCATCCAATCCGTTAGGTATCTATAAAGCTATCCCAGCTTCTTTTATGGAAACTATTATACCTTCGGATCTAGCGCCAAGTTCAAATACTGAATTATCGCATTCAGTTTCTACACAGTCTCCGACTTCTGATAGCGAGCTAAATTCTTCAACCATAAGCAGCCCTTTACCTGCAGCTCCAGAACCTGGTTCGGCTTATACCGAGCTAAAGGTGCATACCATATGGGAACTCGGGGCATGGCTTTGGCTTGCAGGAGCAGCTTTCTTAATCGTATGGATCTTTTTAGCCGAATACATCTTCCGCAAGAAAATCATAAAGACCAAACCGGTCAGCGAGCCCCGCCTGCTTGCTGTACTTGAAGACTGCAAGCTACTTGCTGGCGTTAGCAAAACCATACCCCTAATGGAAACTGACACTTTAAAAAGTCCGGCGCTTTTTGGAGTCTTTCGGACACGATTGCTGCTTCCGACCGGTCTGGCCAATAGTTTAACATCTGAGCAGCTTGCTCACATTTTTCTACACGAACTTGTCCATTTCAAGCGTCATGATATTGCTGTTAACTGGATTGCTGCCGCTTTGCGGGTATTGCATTGGTTTAATCCTTTGATATGGTATGGCTTAAAGCGATGGCAGGATGATCAGGAAATGTCGCGCGATGCTCAAGCGGTAAAATATTTAAAACCAGAGGCTGTTAAAGATTATGGACGGACCTTGATTCGTGTGCTGGAGTTCGCCGGTTCCAATCCACCTCAGCTTATCAGTACTGTTGGAATTTCCGGAGGCAAGTCACTAAGTAAAAGGAGAATTAGGATGATCACTTTATTTAAGAAACGTTCTTTCAAATGGTCGCTGTTAGGTGCCGCTGCAATCATAGCTGTCGCCGTTATCGCCATGACATTCCCCAATTCAGGTGTTAAGGCAGCTAAGCATGATACCCCTCCGGCCAAAACTCAAAACGAATTAGCTGCATCAGCCGACAAGAAGGGAACTGACGGAAAATTACCGCAGGAAACAGCAGGACAAACTGCACAGGATTCCCTTGTCTATAGAAATACCGAATACGGTTTTAGTTTTGATTTGCCGGCAAGTTGGAAAGGTTACTCTATTATTACTGACAAATGGGAAGGGCTGGCTATAGGGGGCAATCAGACTGTTGAAACCGGTCCAATGATTTCCATCAGGCATCCTTTGTGGACTTCAGAAAACAAGCGGCAGGACATCCCCGTCATGATCTTTACTCTGGACCAGTGGAATTCGCTCCAACAGGATGAATTCCATATTGGCGCTGCACCCATCAGACCAAGTGAACTCGGCCGCAATAACGGATATGTTTTTGCTTTGCCTGCACGTTACAATTACGCCTTTCCGACAGGTTATGAGGAAGTTGATCAGATATTTAATAACAAACCTCTTAAAACTGAAAATATAACTGTTTCTAAACAAACTGCCGAATCTGAAGTCATTAACTTGGAAGATTACTTTCCTCTGAAAAAGGGCAGCAAGTGGGTCTACCAGGGCACAGGAAACGAATATGCTTCTTTTAGCAGAGAAGTTCTGTTCACCAAAGGCAGCCTCGCACAAGCCTTGGAAATTAACGGAGGCGCTGATGTAACCAAAATATATCAAGTTGCTAATGATGCTGTGATTGAAATATTTAAACAGGAAGAGCCCTCTGAGCCCGTCAATCGGCTGAACGAAAAGATTAATGAGCAAAGAATTATACTCAAATCCCCCCTGTCCATCGGCACGAAATGGAATGACGGCAACTCTCAATTAGAGATAATTGATACTGCCGCCACAATAGAAACACCGGCAGGTACGTTTATAAATTGCATTAAGGTAAAGAGTACGTCTTCAGTAGATAGTTCGGTCATGTATCAGTATTATGCAAAAGGTATTGGAATGGTCGAACAGGATTTTGTTGTCGGAGGAGAAAAAATATCTTCCAGCCTGGAATCTTATCACTTGGTTAAGTAA
- a CDS encoding BlaI/MecI/CopY family transcriptional regulator: protein MKDIPKISEAEWEVLRVLWEKTPCTASEIIEALANDTKWKPTTVKTLLARLVKKNAVGYRNVDRTYSYFPLVTKTECIRVENKSFLQRVYGGALKPMLVQFIRDEKLTADDIKDLKQLLDERSE from the coding sequence ATGAAAGATATACCTAAAATTTCGGAAGCCGAATGGGAAGTTTTAAGAGTACTCTGGGAAAAAACACCCTGTACCGCCAGTGAAATAATTGAGGCTTTGGCTAACGATACAAAGTGGAAGCCAACCACCGTAAAAACGCTGTTGGCAAGGCTTGTAAAAAAGAATGCTGTAGGCTATCGTAATGTTGACCGTACTTATTCTTATTTTCCTTTGGTTACCAAGACTGAATGCATTAGAGTCGAAAACAAATCTTTCCTGCAAAGAGTATATGGCGGTGCGCTAAAACCAATGCTCGTCCAGTTTATTAGGGATGAAAAACTGACGGCGGATGATATTAAGGACCTCAAGCAGCTTCTTGATGAGAGGAGTGAGTAA
- a CDS encoding polysaccharide deacetylase family protein: MKKGLLILCAVIMVFILSLFGSYKLMNSRTYQVFGGLTSHQETNRKVVALTFDDGPSENVEQILPILDKYNAKATFFLIGNELERNLEEGQKIVGAGHQVGNHTYSHKRMIFKSSSYFRREIEKTNQLIRQIGFKGEIDFRPPNGKKLVGLPYYLKRHQMDTITWDLEPDTYYTSVSDKIDYVEKNVQPGSIILLHPMYDNTGDELEVIQGILEHLSQKGYKFLTVNELQKL, from the coding sequence GTGAAAAAGGGGTTACTCATATTGTGTGCTGTAATAATGGTATTTATCCTTTCATTATTCGGCAGTTATAAACTGATGAATTCACGAACCTATCAGGTGTTCGGCGGATTAACCAGTCACCAAGAAACAAATCGAAAAGTAGTAGCATTAACATTTGATGACGGCCCTTCAGAGAATGTGGAACAGATATTACCTATTCTGGATAAGTATAATGCAAAGGCAACCTTTTTCTTAATTGGAAATGAGTTGGAGAGGAACTTGGAGGAGGGACAAAAAATAGTAGGGGCAGGGCATCAAGTAGGAAATCATACGTACTCTCATAAACGAATGATCTTCAAAAGTTCTTCTTATTTTAGGCGAGAAATAGAAAAAACCAACCAATTAATTCGCCAAATAGGGTTTAAGGGGGAAATTGATTTTCGACCACCTAATGGGAAAAAGCTCGTTGGTTTGCCATATTATCTTAAGAGACACCAAATGGACACAATTACATGGGATCTGGAACCCGACACTTATTATACTTCTGTTTCAGATAAGATAGATTACGTAGAAAAAAATGTACAACCGGGGTCTATTATTCTGCTGCACCCAATGTATGATAACACCGGGGATGAATTAGAAGTAATTCAAGGAATATTGGAGCATCTATCCCAAAAAGGGTATAAATTTTTAACGGTAAATGAGTTGCAGAAATTATAG
- the sigZ gene encoding RNA polymerase sigma factor SigZ: MSICINCIWEEFSVPLKRFIKKRVANDQDAEDIFQEIFIKIHSNIGSLRNDNRIHAWIYRIARNTITDYYRNQNNIETTELPGDMESSKEEELSANPEIASCLKVMIGNLPEIYKQAVLLTEFQNMTQKELSEEMGISISGAKSRVQRARKMLKEMLLDCCQLEIDRRGNIIAYEHKNSECKYC; encoded by the coding sequence TTGAGTATTTGTATAAACTGTATTTGGGAGGAATTCAGTGTACCACTCAAAAGGTTCATTAAGAAACGAGTAGCAAACGACCAAGACGCTGAGGATATTTTCCAAGAGATTTTTATAAAAATCCACAGCAATATTGGAAGCTTGAGGAATGATAATAGAATCCATGCCTGGATATATCGAATAGCTCGTAATACTATTACGGATTATTATAGGAATCAGAATAATATTGAAACAACAGAACTCCCCGGAGATATGGAAAGTAGCAAAGAAGAGGAGTTATCTGCAAATCCTGAAATAGCCTCCTGCTTAAAAGTAATGATAGGCAATTTACCTGAGATATATAAACAGGCTGTACTTCTGACGGAATTTCAAAACATGACACAAAAAGAGTTAAGTGAGGAAATGGGGATTTCCATATCAGGAGCAAAATCAAGGGTTCAGCGTGCAAGAAAAATGTTAAAAGAAATGTTGTTAGACTGCTGTCAGTTGGAAATCGATAGAAGAGGAAATATTATCGCCTATGAGCATAAAAATAGTGAATGCAAATATTGCTGA
- a CDS encoding arsenite methyltransferase: MTKSKEEIRDFIRKNYAEVAQKGSEGGCCAGGCSCSGAPADISETSIKIGYAEGDLANVPPEANMGLGCGNPIAIAALKEGEVVLDLGSGGGFDCFLARRQVGETGHVIGVDMTPDMIKLARKNAERSGYTNVEFRLGEIEHLPVADSSVDIIISNCVINLSLDKEQVFKEAFRVLKPGGRLSTSDVVATMQLPQNIKQDLALIASCIGGAEYVENIKAMLQKAGFCDIRMTRKENSGEIVKSWAPDKNIEDYVASYIIEATKEVSTVTSGEPCCNPSTLKGSCC; encoded by the coding sequence ATGACAAAAAGTAAAGAAGAGATTAGAGACTTTATCAGGAAAAACTATGCGGAAGTCGCACAGAAAGGGTCTGAAGGAGGTTGCTGCGCTGGTGGATGTAGTTGTAGCGGTGCTCCGGCAGATATAAGTGAAACATCTATCAAAATCGGTTATGCCGAAGGTGATCTTGCAAATGTGCCGCCTGAAGCCAACATGGGACTTGGCTGCGGGAATCCCATCGCTATAGCCGCATTAAAAGAGGGGGAGGTAGTCCTTGACCTTGGCAGCGGAGGCGGTTTTGATTGCTTCCTTGCCAGAAGGCAGGTGGGGGAAACCGGACATGTGATTGGGGTTGATATGACACCTGATATGATTAAGCTGGCGAGGAAAAATGCTGAGAGAAGTGGGTATACAAATGTAGAGTTCAGATTGGGCGAGATTGAACATCTGCCTGTAGCCGATAGTTCAGTGGATATTATTATATCTAATTGTGTAATTAACCTTTCTCTGGATAAGGAACAGGTATTTAAAGAGGCTTTCAGGGTTCTTAAACCTGGTGGAAGGCTATCAACATCGGATGTTGTTGCAACAATGCAATTACCTCAAAATATTAAACAGGATTTGGCATTAATTGCAAGTTGTATTGGTGGCGCAGAGTATGTTGAAAATATCAAAGCAATGCTGCAAAAAGCGGGTTTTTGTGATATCCGAATGACCCGAAAAGAAAACAGCGGCGAAATTGTAAAGTCGTGGGCACCGGATAAGAATATTGAAGATTATGTTGCTTCTTACATAATTGAGGCAACAAAAGAGGTTAGTACGGTAACGAGCGGTGAGCCCTGCTGTAATCCGTCTACATTAAAAGGCAGTTGTTGCTAG
- a CDS encoding MFS transporter — MKTNKFIGVLGLAGFVVMADNWVVSPILPAIANDLGLEISEAGLLITAYMIPFGLLQLIFGPLADRYGKRQVITASMLFFTVATGLCAIGVGLTDLAIYRALTGAFAASVMPVSLALIGDLFPLKERQSAIGTFMGISFLGQGLSMAIGGTIAYFLSWRGVFAVYAVLALVPLVLLLTVAKEIPSRKNKDAKFFAPYKALLGSKGSAFTYLTVLLEGIFIVGGFSYLGAYIENVYQFNYLLIGFIMTAFGIAAVIGGRISGRLAAKSGRTVVLSMGLVFAAVAELMVSFLGTNLYLLIIAVALLGLGFMLAHSSLLTIATEFAQKARGAAMSLVAFCFMGGGGIGTAIGGRIIDSLDMTRLFLIYGAGLVFLVILAKVLVPAGRVDNEAAKPAHAG; from the coding sequence ATGAAAACAAACAAGTTTATCGGCGTTCTAGGACTTGCCGGCTTTGTAGTTATGGCAGACAACTGGGTAGTTTCACCTATATTACCCGCAATAGCCAATGACCTTGGCTTGGAAATCAGTGAGGCAGGGCTGCTGATTACCGCTTATATGATTCCTTTCGGTCTTTTGCAGCTGATTTTTGGACCGCTGGCGGATCGGTACGGTAAGCGGCAGGTAATAACTGCTTCTATGTTGTTTTTTACTGTGGCCACCGGCTTATGTGCTATTGGGGTTGGCTTAACAGACTTGGCGATTTACCGGGCATTGACCGGTGCTTTTGCTGCCTCGGTAATGCCGGTTTCTCTAGCGTTAATTGGTGATTTGTTTCCATTGAAGGAACGCCAGAGTGCTATTGGCACTTTTATGGGAATATCCTTTCTAGGACAGGGGTTAAGTATGGCCATAGGCGGTACCATTGCGTACTTTTTGAGCTGGCGCGGCGTTTTTGCCGTTTATGCGGTATTGGCTTTGGTGCCATTGGTGTTGCTTCTTACAGTTGCCAAGGAGATACCTTCTAGAAAGAATAAAGATGCAAAGTTTTTTGCTCCTTATAAGGCATTATTGGGCTCTAAGGGCAGTGCATTTACTTACCTGACAGTATTATTGGAAGGGATTTTTATCGTCGGTGGATTTTCTTACTTGGGTGCGTATATAGAAAATGTATACCAGTTTAATTACCTGTTAATCGGTTTCATTATGACTGCTTTTGGTATTGCTGCAGTTATCGGCGGGCGAATCAGCGGTAGACTTGCGGCTAAATCCGGGCGTACTGTAGTACTTAGCATGGGACTTGTTTTTGCAGCCGTAGCCGAGCTAATGGTGTCTTTCCTGGGTACCAACCTTTATCTTTTAATTATCGCTGTAGCTCTGCTCGGGCTGGGCTTTATGCTGGCACATTCCTCTCTTTTAACCATAGCGACTGAATTTGCGCAAAAAGCCCGCGGTGCGGCCATGTCTTTAGTAGCTTTCTGCTTCATGGGCGGCGGTGGTATTGGTACTGCAATCGGCGGCAGGATAATCGATAGTCTGGACATGACCCGTTTATTCCTAATCTACGGCGCGGGCCTGGTGTTCTTGGTAATTTTAGCAAAGGTGCTGGTACCTGCGGGCAGGGTTGACAATGAAGCCGCAAAGCCGGCTCATGCAGGCTAA
- a CDS encoding permease, with the protein MSFTGVLYIASALGLLISFLSNRSKTKQAVKKAYKAFSNIFADLAMVLLLVGLMMTYISPQIIGRFLGNESGVLGVAVAAIIGSVTLIPGFVAFPLAASLLNQGAGLVPIAAFVSTLMMVGVVTLPVEIKYFGRKQTFLRNGLSFIYAIVVALLLGVLLS; encoded by the coding sequence ATGTCTTTCACCGGGGTTTTATATATTGCTTCTGCCTTGGGGTTATTGATATCTTTTCTAAGCAATCGCAGCAAGACCAAGCAGGCAGTAAAAAAAGCGTACAAGGCTTTTAGCAACATATTTGCCGACCTTGCAATGGTACTGCTTTTAGTAGGATTAATGATGACTTACATATCGCCGCAAATTATAGGACGGTTTTTGGGAAATGAGTCGGGCGTTTTGGGAGTAGCAGTTGCAGCAATCATTGGGTCAGTTACTTTAATTCCGGGCTTTGTAGCTTTCCCTCTAGCAGCTTCTCTTTTAAATCAGGGTGCGGGGCTGGTGCCCATAGCTGCCTTTGTATCTACCTTGATGATGGTGGGCGTTGTTACTCTGCCGGTGGAAATTAAGTATTTTGGCCGGAAACAGACTTTTCTAAGAAATGGACTGAGCTTTATCTATGCTATAGTTGTTGCTCTTTTACTTGGGGTGCTGCTGTCATGA
- a CDS encoding permease, whose translation MKYLKQYKWVILVVAVDIIIAAANPASGALVAENTWDNFRQMLAVIPPIFILLGLLDVWVPRETIVKFMGDNSGVVGIFLSIFLGAAAAGPLYGAFPVAVMMIKKGAKFSNVITFLGAWSTLKIPMFLFEMSAMGHAFAVSRWLINIPGIIIMGFLVDWIMKREEKETLFQAVQRNF comes from the coding sequence ATGAAATATCTTAAACAATACAAGTGGGTCATACTAGTTGTCGCTGTGGATATTATCATTGCCGCTGCTAATCCTGCAAGCGGTGCCCTGGTAGCTGAAAATACCTGGGATAACTTTCGACAGATGCTGGCGGTAATTCCACCCATCTTTATTCTTCTCGGACTTTTAGATGTGTGGGTGCCCCGGGAGACCATTGTCAAGTTTATGGGCGATAATTCGGGGGTTGTTGGCATATTCTTAAGCATATTTCTGGGCGCAGCAGCAGCCGGCCCTCTTTACGGGGCATTTCCGGTGGCTGTGATGATGATAAAAAAAGGGGCCAAGTTTTCCAATGTTATTACCTTTTTGGGTGCATGGTCAACACTAAAAATTCCTATGTTTCTTTTTGAAATGTCTGCCATGGGTCATGCCTTTGCTGTCAGCCGCTGGCTGATAAATATCCCCGGGATAATCATTATGGGTTTTCTGGTGGATTGGATTATGAAGCGGGAGGAGAAAGAAACATTGTTTCAAGCGGTACAAAGAAACTTTTAA
- a CDS encoding TlpA family protein disulfide reductase, with the protein MAVNKKALIPTVILGLFLLGAIVKLNTIEPVDFTLEASPVYQTLQQAQAEGKPVWLLFHSNTCQSCVEMMEIYNQLKPQYEGKVVFVDALVSDARNNELNKTYGIQYIPTTVLIDGGGKEVTKEVGVITPEKMARFLIDIYEGDM; encoded by the coding sequence ATGGCGGTAAACAAAAAGGCATTGATTCCAACGGTGATATTGGGGCTGTTTCTATTGGGGGCGATTGTGAAATTAAACACTATAGAACCCGTAGACTTTACACTGGAGGCCTCACCGGTTTACCAGACACTGCAGCAGGCGCAAGCGGAAGGAAAACCGGTATGGCTGCTATTTCATTCAAATACATGCCAGTCCTGTGTGGAAATGATGGAAATCTACAATCAATTAAAACCGCAGTACGAGGGAAAGGTGGTATTTGTCGACGCACTGGTCAGTGATGCCCGAAACAATGAATTGAATAAGACTTATGGAATTCAGTATATACCTACCACGGTGTTAATTGACGGCGGGGGAAAAGAGGTAACGAAAGAGGTCGGAGTAATTACCCCTGAAAAAATGGCCAGGTTTCTGATAGACATCTACGAGGGGGACATGTAA